The DNA segment GCGGCAGCACCAAGAACAAGTCCGGCAAGACCGCCTATTTCAAAACCGCCTACTTTTGAAAGTATATCAATAGCGTCTTTGGGGTCGGGTTTGTTTACTTTTATCGCTTTTTTAATTACTTTAATCTTATTTTGAAGTGCTTCATCACCAATGCCGGTTCCCCGGCCTGTCAGCTTTTCCACAGCAACGCCTGATATTACAGCAACAACAGCAGTAGAAGGAGTAGTATTGCCGATACCCATGTCACCGGTGCCTAAAATATCAACAAGGCCTTTTTTAAGAAGCTCATCAACAATATCGATTCCGGCTTCAATTGAACTCACAGCCTCCTGTCTTGACATTGCAGGGCCCACAGCAATATTCGATGTACCTTTTCTGATTTTTTTATGGAAAATCAGAAGATTTTTTTCAAAATCATGGTTAACTCCAAGATCTGCAACCTTTACCTCTGCACCGGCATGACGGGCAAGTACATTGATTGATGCGCCTCCGTTAACAAAATTATAAACCATCTGAGGCGTTACTTCCTGAGGAAAAAGGCTAACCCCTTCCGCCACAACTCCATGATCTCCGGCGCATGTAACTATAACTTTTCTTTTCAATCGTACATCAATTGTTTTTGCAATGCCTGCAAGCCTTGCCGATAAATTTTCTAAAACACCAAGACTTCCTGCCGGACGGGCCTGCTGAGCCAAACGCTCAAGAGCAGCCTTGTATACTGCTGTATCCGGAGAGCAAATTGAATTTATTGCTTTGTTAAGTTTGTCCATAATATTATTTTCCTGCACATGAAATCTTATCGCCGCCTATATCATTTGAAAAAACTTCCATACCCTTTTTCATGGCGCAGAAATCGCCGCACATGGAACAGGTTTGTGTATTTTCAGGCGCCCTGCTCTGGCGGACCTCTCTTGCCTTATCGGGAAACATGAGCAATTTTTCAAGATCATCCCAGCGCATGTCACGTCTTGCCATTGCAGCTTCTTTTTCTCTGTCGCGCCTATCTGGATATTTGGATATATCGCCTATACGAACAGCAAGGCGGGTTGCCCGGACACCTTCCCGCACATCCTGTTCATTGGGAAGCGCAAGGTGTTCGGCAGGAGTTATGTAGCATACCAGATCTGCACCGAAACGGGCTGAATTGGCAGCTCCAATAGCTGCAACTATATGATCATATCCGGCACCGGTATCAAGCGGGAGAGGGCCAAGAACATAATATGGGGCATTGCCGCTCAT comes from the Pseudomonadota bacterium genome and includes:
- the cobT gene encoding nicotinate-nucleotide--dimethylbenzimidazole phosphoribosyltransferase — translated: MDKLNKAINSICSPDTAVYKAALERLAQQARPAGSLGVLENLSARLAGIAKTIDVRLKRKVIVTCAGDHGVVAEGVSLFPQEVTPQMVYNFVNGGASINVLARHAGAEVKVADLGVNHDFEKNLLIFHKKIRKGTSNIAVGPAMSRQEAVSSIEAGIDIVDELLKKGLVDILGTGDMGIGNTTPSTAVVAVISGVAVEKLTGRGTGIGDEALQNKIKVIKKAIKVNKPDPKDAIDILSKVGGFEIGGLAGLVLGAAANGIPVVCDGLISTAGALIATSLAPLAKEYIFASHRSVEIGHGYMHKLLGVEPILDLKFRLGEGTGAAVAMELLDASTRILAEIKTFEEVSIKNAQIQKP